The Streptomyces sp. NBC_01244 genome contains a region encoding:
- a CDS encoding AAA family ATPase — MKDWWLYQGTGEAAERRARLEAGPPPPWRDFKGVPDPGYTPPGCEGPAWERTWRRGEGYVPDELEKDVVNTALHLRRPLLITGKPGVGKSTLASSIAADLGLGPVLHWPVTSRTVLRDGLYLYDAIGRLQEAGLEQLRTPGAEPPAAHGHGPAPADGHVPAPADGGPSIARYLRLGPLGTALLPQDRPRVLLVDEIDKSDIDLPGDLLTAFEDGGFVIPELARLVKEAPTVAIGTDDDTEEVVRISQGRVQCRYFPIVVLTSNGERDFPPAFLRRCVRLHLDPPGPDKLARIVRGRLGVDIENSDEYRDLVRSFLERAEDGDLATDQLLNAIQLRLAGAWSAPGDRERFLATVMHHLTGPSA; from the coding sequence GTGAAGGACTGGTGGCTGTACCAAGGGACCGGCGAGGCCGCCGAGCGCCGGGCCAGGCTCGAGGCCGGACCGCCACCGCCCTGGCGCGACTTCAAGGGCGTCCCCGACCCGGGGTACACGCCCCCCGGCTGCGAGGGACCGGCCTGGGAGCGCACCTGGCGGCGCGGCGAGGGATACGTACCCGACGAGCTGGAGAAGGACGTGGTCAACACGGCCCTGCACCTGCGCCGGCCGCTGCTGATCACCGGCAAGCCGGGTGTCGGCAAGTCCACGCTCGCCTCCAGCATCGCCGCCGACCTCGGCCTGGGACCCGTACTGCACTGGCCGGTCACCAGCCGCACCGTCCTGCGCGACGGCCTGTACCTGTACGACGCGATCGGCCGGCTCCAGGAGGCCGGGCTTGAGCAGCTGCGCACGCCCGGCGCAGAGCCGCCCGCGGCCCACGGGCACGGTCCCGCCCCGGCCGACGGGCACGTTCCCGCCCCGGCCGACGGCGGACCGTCCATCGCCCGCTACCTGCGTCTCGGCCCCCTCGGCACGGCTCTCCTGCCCCAGGACCGCCCCCGCGTCCTGCTCGTGGACGAGATCGACAAGAGCGACATCGACCTCCCCGGAGACCTTCTGACCGCCTTCGAGGACGGCGGCTTCGTCATCCCCGAGCTCGCCCGCCTCGTCAAGGAGGCCCCCACCGTCGCCATCGGCACCGACGACGACACCGAGGAGGTCGTCCGGATCTCCCAAGGCCGCGTCCAGTGCCGGTACTTCCCCATCGTCGTCCTCACCAGCAACGGCGAACGCGATTTCCCGCCCGCCTTCCTGCGCCGCTGCGTCCGGCTCCACCTGGACCCGCCGGGACCCGACAAACTCGCCCGCATCGTGCGCGGCCGGCTCGGCGTCGACATCGAGAACAGCGACGAGTACCGCGATCTCGTCCGGAGCTTCCTGGAACGCGCCGAGGACGGCGACCTCGCCACCGACCAGCTCCTCAACGCCATCCAGCTCCGGCTGGCCGGCGCCTGGTCCGCCCCCGGCGACCGCGAACGCTTCCTCGCCACCGTCATGCACCACCTCACCGGACCCTCCGCGTGA
- a CDS encoding VMAP-C domain-containing protein, translating into MNPLDLLPADLGPRTFALVAGVESYDVSRHWNLRGPARDALRFARWLTGPGEVPPDHVRLLLSPLDDPDSLDWSASAALRALRTTHRPATEANVKTVLFDELPACEGDLLVIFWAGHGYTEPRRGELMLPSADARPGQIRHLNLDSALRWWRTNLVKRELFRYQAALVDACRVDAPRDARWNFGTSDYGGGATVPGRRQFRLYASREGEAAKNDAERGAGRFTEELLAELGERPVREAVSGLADTARSIHRTFLGLRERGEGWQLPQFVVDRDWDACSFLEDDLPGMPPPRAGRLDQAAWDGLGELFEDRDLPRCAYEAYLWAFKAAGCAAPARGGLPGDTLLEVVQDLDERHGGPGGMPLPVPFVRFLGEQGAAGDEPWAARLRDWVRATRDRLGLPALPPPPPPPRRTALHVRLETPPGGEDGFLARMWLRREATEHIWESEGEPVRLDAVRDVLVGQLIAANRALGVDAEAGRPSGAVERIEFHVPYELLDLDFDQWPVPRGPGRRTRPLGVLYQVVVRCPQEREYSGAEWRGKWRWLWAQGGRHPEAVRVVADADAADGLGMELGAGPAPACVLAHTRAGARTAAVVEAVLEGGVPVALWHRGPAPGGPADDLLALLVPAGEDGRPPDPGALDVLALPARVRAVRRAAAVAGAGAPGGDRRQPPGGDRLVLLWDDPDDTLTLRSLA; encoded by the coding sequence GTGAATCCCCTCGACCTGCTGCCCGCCGACCTGGGGCCGCGCACCTTCGCGCTCGTCGCCGGGGTCGAGAGCTACGACGTCAGCCGCCACTGGAACCTGCGCGGTCCGGCCCGCGACGCCCTGCGGTTCGCCCGCTGGCTCACCGGACCGGGAGAGGTGCCGCCGGACCACGTACGGCTGTTGCTGTCCCCGCTCGACGACCCGGACTCGCTCGACTGGTCGGCCTCCGCCGCCCTGCGGGCCTTGCGCACCACGCACCGCCCGGCGACGGAGGCGAACGTGAAAACGGTGCTGTTCGACGAACTCCCCGCGTGCGAAGGAGATCTGCTCGTGATCTTCTGGGCCGGGCACGGCTACACGGAACCGCGCCGCGGGGAACTGATGTTGCCTTCCGCGGACGCCAGGCCCGGCCAGATCCGCCACCTCAACCTCGACTCCGCACTGCGCTGGTGGCGCACCAACCTCGTCAAGCGCGAGCTCTTCCGGTACCAGGCCGCCCTGGTGGACGCCTGCCGGGTCGACGCACCCCGCGACGCCCGGTGGAACTTCGGCACCAGCGACTACGGCGGCGGCGCCACCGTCCCGGGACGGCGCCAGTTCCGGCTGTACGCCTCCCGCGAGGGCGAGGCCGCGAAGAACGACGCCGAGCGCGGCGCGGGCCGCTTCACCGAGGAACTCCTCGCCGAACTCGGCGAACGCCCGGTGCGCGAGGCCGTCTCCGGGCTCGCCGACACCGCCCGCTCCATCCACCGCACCTTCCTCGGCCTGCGCGAACGCGGCGAAGGCTGGCAGCTCCCGCAGTTCGTCGTGGACCGCGACTGGGACGCCTGCTCCTTCCTCGAGGACGATCTCCCCGGAATGCCGCCGCCGCGCGCCGGCCGCCTCGACCAGGCCGCCTGGGACGGACTCGGCGAGCTCTTCGAGGACCGCGACCTGCCCCGCTGTGCCTACGAGGCGTACCTGTGGGCGTTCAAGGCGGCCGGCTGCGCGGCCCCCGCCCGGGGCGGACTGCCCGGCGACACCCTGCTGGAGGTGGTCCAGGACCTCGACGAACGCCACGGCGGGCCGGGCGGGATGCCGCTGCCGGTGCCCTTCGTGCGGTTCCTCGGAGAACAGGGCGCGGCGGGAGACGAGCCGTGGGCGGCCCGGCTGCGCGACTGGGTACGGGCCACCCGCGATCGCCTGGGCCTGCCCGCGCTGCCGCCCCCGCCCCCGCCGCCGCGCAGGACGGCCCTGCACGTGCGGCTGGAGACGCCGCCGGGCGGGGAGGACGGGTTCCTCGCCCGGATGTGGCTGCGGCGGGAGGCGACCGAGCACATCTGGGAATCGGAGGGGGAGCCGGTCCGGCTGGACGCGGTACGGGACGTACTCGTAGGGCAACTCATCGCGGCGAACAGGGCGTTGGGAGTCGACGCGGAGGCCGGGCGGCCGTCCGGCGCGGTGGAGCGGATCGAGTTCCACGTGCCGTACGAGCTGCTGGACCTGGACTTCGACCAGTGGCCGGTACCGCGCGGCCCGGGCAGGCGGACCCGGCCCCTGGGGGTGCTCTACCAGGTGGTGGTGCGCTGCCCGCAGGAGCGCGAGTACAGCGGCGCCGAATGGCGCGGCAAATGGCGCTGGCTGTGGGCCCAGGGCGGCCGGCACCCGGAGGCGGTCCGCGTGGTGGCCGACGCGGACGCGGCCGACGGGCTCGGCATGGAACTGGGCGCGGGGCCGGCGCCCGCGTGCGTACTGGCGCACACCCGGGCCGGGGCGCGGACGGCGGCGGTGGTGGAGGCGGTCCTGGAGGGCGGTGTCCCGGTGGCCCTGTGGCACCGCGGCCCCGCTCCGGGCGGGCCCGCGGACGACCTGCTCGCCCTGCTGGTGCCGGCCGGCGAGGACGGGCGGCCGCCCGACCCCGGCGCACTCGACGTGCTCGCACTGCCCGCCCGCGTGCGCGCGGTGCGCCGGGCGGCCGCCGTCGCGGGCGCGGGCGCCCCCGGAGGCGATCGCCGACAGCCGCCGGGGGGAGACCGGTTGGTCCTCCTGTGGGACGATCCCGACGACACCCTCACCCTGCGGTCCCTGGCTTGA
- a CDS encoding pentapeptide repeat-containing protein: MIEKLLAALAEGAEDNSPRPGVGAEEIADILWLATRVDAAGPRPDPPGSPPAGGPQPAPDGTELPAKARGGAVEPGVQYFPAAAPAPPLAPPAPDGPAEPAAGRAAGGTPGGAPASPAPAARRGTAVRLPRAATLDDPLALMRALRPIGRRSIGGPGEELDEQLTVERSIERMVLTPVLRPAESRWLDVALVVDSHHSMLLWSDLVEEVRGVLTRSGVFRDVRTWRLTGTGPGGAPMVAHHRDSPPRNPLELVDPAGRRLILVLSDTVAGGWREAPLRGVLRQWSAHNAVAVLNVLPERLWTRGAVQPVPFAVRADRPAAATRSWQRVPIARRARGGGAVIPVVGIASGSLARLVRVVSGDGRWRRLACLRLDAEPARGGPYGTPGAPKFFPDPLEAVERFRASASPTAQRLADHLAAVPLTLPVMTLVRRSLLRDSEHGHLAEVALGGLLAPWDGEQDADTAQFEFLPGVREALLGSQLRGDVAAVRELVRRRVWEYMSHTRGTGRDFTAIRRGPRGGGRRELAPEALPFALAAGPVSGLADRVVRVRFEPHREQAVGVLLSPRLVLTIGEAAQTQRTSATAWVRVGEQEFLCYQTWGDGAAPQVLLLVSDMDLVDPADWTEPAWAEGFAAPGEHLVVDGATDQGEAVALTGEVLPYEGERNGELVRLSAEPEVWTHYAGSPVSRDGLLAGIVHSVLPDRMVFLTGQALMEQPGFREVVAAHRASGSERSGVCLAVRIHVHLGPIHRSVEEVVSGILLRAQGEPDEGGRVRSNGDGVLFVPIEDPGALGRSGVMLAALPGELERLRAGSGEWEISLVVALARGLFTPDMQGPAAHEAHVLVRRMEHLGVRLRSGEPGTLVIVKGESLLGVGGLESLAIEPMPLAERHPRGWIWTDSPAEVGRALIDAELRTEDPGVGWPRCGYGGTQADPGGCIGIRLPGRLRCLTHVSAVERAEYLHALRPGSEVDLRGTTFSDDLLDQLLLALREPGVRQVRTGQALFDRARFTGDWATPGGEFGGRVSFDRSVFEGQAAFEAAHFRGSASFGRTDFRRGATFDAAVFDREARFVRADFNGNAGFAEAVFVQDLDMTGAEVWDRARLGRMRVGGAADLAHTVFHGHSDWRRTTFLGPATFASTVWGSGAVFDQVRFEGRASFDHATFAGPTFFKGTFFADRVTFDAADFADHGEFMNTTFADRTGLPEAWRTLLPPSGAATFTLGGAADGGTEA; this comes from the coding sequence GTGATCGAGAAACTCCTCGCCGCCCTGGCCGAAGGCGCCGAGGACAACAGCCCCCGCCCCGGAGTCGGAGCGGAGGAGATCGCCGACATCCTGTGGCTCGCGACCAGGGTCGACGCGGCCGGCCCCCGCCCGGATCCCCCCGGGTCACCCCCGGCGGGCGGCCCACAACCAGCCCCCGATGGCACGGAGTTACCCGCCAAGGCGCGCGGCGGCGCCGTCGAACCGGGCGTCCAGTACTTCCCCGCGGCCGCACCCGCACCCCCACTCGCACCCCCCGCCCCCGACGGCCCCGCGGAGCCCGCCGCCGGCCGGGCCGCCGGAGGCACCCCGGGCGGCGCGCCCGCGTCGCCCGCGCCGGCCGCGCGCCGGGGCACCGCGGTGCGGCTGCCGCGCGCCGCCACCCTCGACGACCCGCTCGCCCTGATGCGCGCCCTGCGGCCGATCGGCCGCCGCAGCATCGGCGGCCCGGGGGAGGAGCTGGACGAACAGCTCACCGTCGAGCGCAGCATCGAGCGGATGGTGCTCACCCCGGTCCTGCGCCCCGCCGAGAGCCGCTGGCTGGACGTGGCCCTGGTCGTCGACTCCCACCACTCGATGCTGCTCTGGTCCGACCTGGTGGAGGAGGTGCGCGGAGTCCTCACCCGCAGCGGGGTCTTTCGCGACGTACGGACCTGGCGGCTCACGGGGACCGGCCCCGGCGGCGCCCCCATGGTCGCGCACCATCGCGACAGCCCGCCCCGCAACCCCCTGGAGCTCGTCGACCCGGCGGGCCGGCGGCTGATCCTGGTGCTCTCCGACACGGTCGCCGGCGGCTGGCGCGAAGCCCCCCTGCGCGGTGTGCTCCGGCAGTGGTCGGCGCACAACGCCGTGGCCGTACTGAACGTCCTGCCCGAGCGGCTCTGGACGCGCGGGGCGGTCCAGCCGGTCCCCTTCGCCGTGCGCGCGGACCGGCCCGCGGCGGCCACCCGCTCCTGGCAGCGCGTCCCGATCGCCCGGCGGGCCCGCGGCGGCGGGGCGGTGATCCCGGTCGTCGGCATCGCCTCCGGAAGCCTGGCCCGGCTGGTGCGGGTGGTGTCGGGCGACGGCCGCTGGCGGCGGCTCGCGTGCCTGCGCCTCGACGCGGAACCCGCGCGCGGGGGCCCGTACGGGACACCCGGGGCCCCGAAGTTCTTCCCGGACCCCCTGGAGGCGGTGGAGCGCTTCCGTGCGAGCGCCTCGCCGACGGCCCAGCGCCTCGCCGACCACCTGGCCGCCGTACCCCTCACCCTGCCCGTGATGACCCTCGTACGCCGCTCCCTGCTGCGGGACTCCGAGCACGGACACCTCGCGGAAGTCGCCCTGGGCGGGCTGCTCGCCCCTTGGGATGGTGAACAGGACGCCGACACCGCCCAGTTCGAGTTCCTGCCGGGCGTACGGGAAGCCCTGCTCGGGTCGCAGCTGCGCGGGGACGTGGCCGCCGTGCGGGAGTTGGTGCGGCGGCGCGTGTGGGAGTACATGTCCCACACGCGCGGCACCGGCCGGGACTTCACGGCGATCCGACGCGGACCCCGGGGCGGTGGGCGCCGCGAACTGGCCCCGGAGGCACTGCCGTTCGCCCTGGCCGCCGGGCCGGTGTCAGGTCTGGCCGACCGGGTGGTGAGGGTCCGCTTCGAGCCGCATCGGGAGCAGGCGGTGGGCGTGCTGTTGTCGCCCCGACTGGTGCTGACGATCGGCGAGGCGGCTCAAACCCAGCGGACGAGCGCCACCGCCTGGGTCCGGGTCGGGGAACAGGAGTTCCTCTGCTATCAGACCTGGGGAGACGGGGCGGCGCCCCAAGTGCTCCTGCTGGTGTCCGACATGGACCTCGTGGACCCGGCGGACTGGACGGAGCCGGCCTGGGCGGAGGGGTTCGCGGCCCCCGGGGAGCACCTGGTCGTGGACGGCGCGACCGACCAGGGCGAGGCGGTGGCGCTGACCGGCGAAGTCCTCCCGTACGAGGGGGAGCGCAACGGGGAGCTCGTCCGGCTCTCCGCCGAACCGGAGGTCTGGACCCACTACGCGGGCTCCCCGGTCTCCCGCGACGGCCTGCTGGCGGGCATCGTGCACAGCGTGTTGCCCGACCGGATGGTGTTCCTGACGGGGCAGGCGCTGATGGAACAGCCCGGATTCCGCGAGGTCGTGGCGGCGCACCGGGCCTCAGGGAGCGAACGCTCGGGTGTCTGCCTGGCAGTTCGCATCCATGTGCACCTGGGGCCGATCCACCGGTCGGTGGAGGAGGTGGTGAGCGGCATCCTCCTGCGGGCGCAGGGGGAGCCCGACGAGGGCGGCCGGGTGCGCTCCAATGGAGACGGGGTTCTGTTCGTCCCCATCGAGGATCCGGGTGCTCTCGGAAGGTCCGGCGTGATGCTGGCCGCGCTCCCCGGGGAACTGGAGCGGCTGCGCGCAGGTTCCGGCGAATGGGAGATCTCCCTGGTGGTGGCCCTGGCCAGAGGGCTGTTCACGCCCGACATGCAGGGCCCGGCGGCGCACGAGGCTCACGTGTTGGTCCGCCGCATGGAACACCTCGGCGTGCGGCTCCGTTCCGGAGAGCCGGGAACGCTCGTCATCGTGAAGGGCGAATCGCTGCTCGGTGTCGGCGGGCTGGAATCCCTCGCGATCGAGCCGATGCCACTCGCGGAGCGGCATCCGCGCGGGTGGATCTGGACCGACTCGCCCGCCGAGGTGGGCCGGGCGCTGATCGATGCCGAGCTGAGGACCGAGGACCCGGGCGTCGGCTGGCCGCGCTGCGGGTACGGCGGCACGCAGGCGGATCCGGGCGGCTGCATCGGTATCCGACTGCCCGGCCGCCTGCGCTGCCTCACCCACGTGTCGGCGGTGGAACGGGCCGAGTACCTCCACGCGCTGCGGCCGGGCTCGGAGGTGGACTTGCGGGGCACCACCTTCAGCGACGACCTGCTCGACCAGCTGCTGCTCGCGCTGCGCGAGCCCGGGGTGCGGCAGGTGAGGACGGGCCAGGCCCTCTTCGACCGGGCGCGTTTCACCGGTGACTGGGCCACGCCCGGGGGCGAGTTCGGGGGACGGGTCTCCTTCGATCGGTCCGTCTTCGAGGGGCAAGCGGCGTTCGAAGCGGCTCACTTCAGGGGAAGTGCCTCCTTCGGCCGGACCGACTTCCGGCGCGGCGCGACCTTCGACGCTGCCGTGTTCGACCGTGAAGCGCGTTTCGTCAGGGCGGACTTCAACGGCAACGCCGGATTCGCGGAGGCCGTGTTCGTCCAAGACCTGGACATGACCGGGGCCGAGGTGTGGGACAGGGCGCGGCTGGGCCGGATGCGGGTGGGCGGTGCCGCCGACCTCGCGCACACGGTCTTCCACGGCCACAGCGACTGGAGGCGGACCACCTTCCTGGGGCCCGCCACCTTCGCGTCCACCGTATGGGGCTCCGGCGCGGTGTTCGACCAGGTCCGCTTCGAGGGCCGGGCCTCCTTCGACCACGCCACCTTCGCCGGACCGACCTTCTTCAAAGGCACGTTCTTCGCGGACCGGGTGACCTTCGACGCGGCCGACTTCGCGGACCACGGGGAGTTCATGAACACGACCTTCGCCGATCGCACGGGGCTGCCCGAGGCGTGGCGGACCCTCCTGCCGCCGTCGGGCGCCGCGACGTTCACCCTGGGCGGCGCGGCTGATGGAGGCACAGAGGCCTGA